cctccctgttgctcctgctccacatATATCGGGACCAacaccaacccctcccccccccccccctcccccaaccatcggggacgtccatccccaattctaagccagagaagcagcgaaagtcttcttcagcttctctcgctaggaaaggGTCCCTTGTGTCACTCCatctccaggtttcttctagtAGGAAAaaagacaccagccagtggctgaagagcccaaaaacatctggtcatggggcttcacgctcatcctcagtcccagagactgagccagtgaagtcctcccggcCAGAGAAACCCACGGAGCCACGAGACAAATCCAAAAaggaaacccctaagaccaaggaagttGCGGTGGCacacacaccactgctacctacaagctctacggctgaggatggggtggagattttggcatctgctgaggaTGTAGATCTTGCCAGAACCTCAGACtcgatggatatagactgctcaggcagtaaactgcctcattgaatgttccatgccttctcagtcttgagatgtcatcctccagtggaattggggCAGTATTATCTGCCACCTAGCTGAGCTACAGcatctgttaagctttacacctgctatctgcattaccctccaggaaacctggttcccagcaatgtggacacctgccctccacggctataagCGATATTACTGTAACCGTATAATCGAGTGTCCGGTGGAGTTTGCGTTCATGTCCTAAACTTGATCTGTAGTGAACGTGGGCCtttcaaatccctcttgaagctgtggctgtcagaatatgagcgatgcaggaaataactgtctgcaatgaatATCTTCCTCCAGATATTTCGGGAAACCTGAATGTATTAACTCCAATGATTGATCAacttcctaaacctttcctactactgggagattttaatgcccattagcCCTTGTGGGATAGTACCATGCTTACTGACAAATGCAGAGACGTCAAAACTTTATTgttgcaattcgacctctgcctcttaaatattggtgccgccacacatttcagtgtgtctCATGGTAGTTAcccggccattgatttatcaatttgcagcccaggacttctcccatctatccactggagagcacatgacgacctgtgtggtagtgaccacttccctatctTCCTGTCACTGTCCTAGCATCAGGCTCACGGACAACTGCCcacatgggctttaaacaaggtggacagGGAAACTTTCACCTTTGCTGTCACcaatgaatctcccccacacggtaacatcgatgtgatggttgaacaGGTGAATAggacaattgtttctgcggcagaaaatgcgatttctcgctctttagggtgcccgaggcataaggtagtcccttggtggtcgccggaagtcactgaagcaattaaagagcgtcagcgagctctacagtggcataaacgacacccttccctggagctcctcatagcctttaaacgcctCTGCACCCGTGTTCACTACCTTATCAATTAACAgatggagtgttgggagagataagtctccACCACTGGGTGCCACACGACACCTTccaaagtctgggcaaagatcaaacgtctcttcgggtaccaggccccagtccgcatctcgtggtcgtgcggtagtgttctcgcttcccacgcctggattcccgggttcgattcccggcggggtcagggattttctctgcctcgtgatggctgggtgttgtgtgacgtccttaggttagttaggtttaagtagttctaagttctaggggactgatgaccatagatgttaagtcccataatgctcagagccattttctttgtacCAGGCCCAACAGCTGTCCATGGTGTTATCAttaatggcgagttatgtactgaCGAAAACGCGACTTCCACTTTACTGAgcactttgcttgagcctctgcgtaggagaattactccccccccccccccccccccacacacacacacacacacacacacacacacacacacacacacacacacctttcgcacactcaaacagcggctggaagggaatgttctctcattcactacacactgcagtgaatcctatatcgccccatttacagagtgggaacttctcagtgcccttgcacattgccccgacacagcttctgggcctgatcgcatccacagccagatgataaaacttctctcatctgactacaagcgacgtcttcttgtcatcttcaaccagatctggtgcgatggagtctttccatcacaatggcaggagagtaccatcattccggtgctcaaacgcGGTAAAAACCCTCTTGTTTTGAATAGATATCAGCTCATCAGCCTcaaaaatgttctttgtaagctgctgaacgaatggtatgtcggcggttgggtttgggtcctggagtcacgtggcttggtGGCTCCATGTCTGGGCGGCTTCTgcctgggtcgctctaccactgataatcttggtgtccatcgagtctgccatccgaacaaccttttccagatggcaacagcTGATTGTCATCTTTTTTGACTTGcgtaaagcatacaacacgacttggcaacatcatatccttgccgcattgtatgagtggggtctccagggaccATTCCCGACTCTTAcacaaaacttcctgtcactcaaagctttccgtgtccaagtttgtgactcccatagttccatccatatctagGAGAATGGAGTCTCACAGGGATCTGTATTGAATCTGTCTATATTTAGTGGCCTTTAACGGTCTAACAGCAGCTATCGGGCCCTCTGTATCACCTtcgctgtatgcagacgacttgtgCGTTACGTACTGCtgttccagtactgttgttgctgagcggcgcctccagggagccatccacaaggtgcattcATGGGCTCTTGCCCATGGCTTCGTTTacagccacaaagtcgtgtgtcatgcacttctgtcagcattgtaccATTCATCCGTAACCGacactttatcttaatgacgatccaatcactgcagtggagacatatcagttcctaggactggttttcgacgcccaattgacttggctccctcaccttcgtcagcttaagcagaagttctggcagcacctcaatgccttccATTGCTTGAGCAACATCAGTTGCGGTGCAGATCACTGTATGATGCtgcggctctacagagcccttgtcgaaACCCGACTTGACTAtggaagtgtggtttatggttcggcagcaccttcagcattgcatttactcgaccttgTGCACCattgtggggttcgattagcgacaggaacTTTTAGGACAAGCCtggtgaccagcatactggtggaggctggtgtccctccactgcagatcagacgtgcacaactgctctccagttatgcggcacacattcatagttcccctgagcatacgaactaccatctccttttcccgccTGTGACAGTCCGTCTCCCGCATTGGCGGCCCAGATTGGGGCTAACGATTGTGGTTTGtgtgtggtcccttctctccgaactgtagtccttccctttaccacctgtaCTTGCAGTCCGTCCAGGTATGCCTCCATGGTATACACCTTTGCtgcagcttcatctggaccttttgcatggccctaaggacttcaTTAACCCTGCCACTCTCAGCTGTGACatactctcgattcttgacgtgttctggggctctgaaatcGTTTACGCCATTGGCTCAATGGatgatggtcacataggcttcgcatatgttcatggaggacatattgagcagcactccttgccagttggcagcactccttgccagttggcagcactgttttcactgcagagctggtggccgtaTCTCGAGCTCTTGAGTACATCCGGTCATGCCCTGGTCAGTCAtttcttctgcatacagactcgTTGATCAGCCTAAAAggtattgaccagtgctaccctcaccaccctctggtagcgtccattcaggagttcgTCTATGCCATGGAACAGTCCCaccattctgtggtgtttgtgtggatcccaggacacgtaaGAATCCCCAGCAACAAACTTGCCAAAAGACTCGCCGAACAGGCGAtgtggaaactgcttctggagaacaatcaagaatggggtacagcaaggttcggtcttgggttctcagctgttcttaatatatattaatgacttgccattctgtattcatgaagatacaaagctggtactttttgccgatgataaaaATATAGCtgtcacacccgacagacaagaactaactggtgaaattgtaaacgatgtttttcagaaaatcattaagtggttctctgcaaatgggctctcattaaactttgacaaaacacagtatatacagtttttCACAGCAAATGGAATgacccccattaataaatatagacttctatcagaaatcggtagctgaggtagaatattcaaaatttctaggtgtatgcattgttgaggggttgaactggaaaaaacacactgaggatctgctgaaacgtttgagttcagctgcttatgctattagggtcattgcaaattttggtgatatacatttgAGTGATTTAGCTTACcatgcctgttttcattctctgctttcgtatggcatcatattctggggtaactcatcattgagtaaaagagtgttcattgcacaaaagcgtgtaatcagaataattgctgcagctcatccaagatcatcctgcagacacttacttaaagAGCGAGAAATCTTCACTATAGccttacaatatatatattcacttttaAAAATGGATATTAACaaaccgaacgaattcaaaagtaatagcagtgtacatggctacaacactagtagaaaggatgatcttcactactcaaggttaaatccaactttggctgagaagggggtaaattatgctgccacaaaagtctttggtcacttacctaatagcatcaaaagtctgatggATAGCCatttagcatttaaaaggaaattaaaagaatttcttaatggcaactccttctactcattagatgaatttttggatgcagTAAGTGGGGAATTTccaaacctccacaaaaaaaaagaaaaaaaaatattattgagtgtcgtaatattttgtctaatgtaatatcttgtataaacaccttttattaacctgacacactctacatcattacaaagtgtcgtattcatgatctatggaacaagtactaatctaatctaatctaaaaggtgATCTGCGTTCTGTTTTACACCACAGGGCAGGGTTTTCCAGCTTTTGGAGATAGAATGGCGTAACAGCATGCACAGCAAACTGCATgttattaaggagactatgaatgtgtggaagttttTCATGCAGGCCTCTCGgggggaatcagttgtcctctgccagctccgcattggccatatgtggctaacgcacGGTTACTTACTCCGTCACGAgggcccacctcagtgtcgctatggctcccaaatgacagtcgtccatgtcttgctggactgcccatttttagccgctctgcagcagacttctaactttcccagcaccctgcctttggtGTTTGGAGACAATGCCTCcagagcagctttagttttacattttatccatgaGTGTGGGTTTTATACTACTatctaggttttagcgcatgtcctttgtccctctgtgtcctccactctagtgcttttagggtggaggttttaatgtattgcagactGGATGGCTTTCCCTTCTTATTCTCCTGGTTGGCCAGTCActataatctgctttcatgttttactctcttctgtttctagcatctctctgttgttttcttgtcctcttttgttccttttagtgtttgttgccttcccttcattcttgtggcttttccttcctTTCTGTTTTTTGTTATAAGTATCGCCtgctttattctcacacttgtggcattgttttattaggaccaaTGAACccatgacctcatagtttggtcccttctcctgtccctaaaccaaccaaccaaccaaccttgtaccTCAGCCCGTGAGTACCTCTATTCTCTCCGATGATCTCTtcattgccgtctgtcaggagatgGTACCCATTTGGCATCAGCAATGTtcctcccttcacaggaataaccctaggcttattaagcctctcccagcaccttggacaacctcctcttggccctctcaGTGGGAGGAAATTATTTTAACtcagctgcatattgggcactgtctttttagccatcctTATTTGCTCTGCGGTGCTGCTCCACCattttgtacacattgcacccaaaTTTTGACTGTCCACCACcacctgctggaatgcccttttttttaccAATTGACATTCCAGCTTGAGTTTGTTGTCTGATTTATCAGCCATTTTAGTGAATGGCATATGGGCGgtcgactgcattttactttttatctactgaagcaacatggcgatggccatttaatttttagttttagacCTCCATTTTTGTATGCTGTTTTTTAGACCTTGTACCACATGccttttttagctgtctcctattgtcCATTGGGACTGATGCAGTTGCTTCCCTCATCTCTGTGTCTGTGTTTTATAGTTTCGACTTGGGTGCGTATGAACCCAATTGTTTTttttgccctaaaacaaaacaaacaagaaacaaaaatgaatgttGACGAAGTTATCAGTGTCAACAGATaaacaaaaatacaattacaatcacTTCACTTTAACATCCACATCTCCAATTGGAGGTACAGCTTCATGGAAGGACATTAAAAGCAGCCATTTACTGACAAAGGATTTCATTTCCTAGCTCTCAAGCTTATGTCTGTTATAGTTAAACCATTTAACTACTGATCTTGGTAAACAAACctgctttctaaatccatattcacctttggCACTGTATCTTCATTTGTTATATTTCATTCAATAATCCACTCTGATACTGTCACTATTTGACCACCACAGCCTCTGCATTTACAGAGACTGTTTGCTCGCAATTTGATTAACATTGTCGTGGGGTTTATTACCATTACATAACAAGGTAAGTCCTTCAGTGTTTAGTGCTCCTGTGTCTCTGTGTCAAAGCACTTTCATTTATTACAGTACCATCAAATGAGGTGATTTCGGATGGTTTTGTctttattttgattgtaacttttgtatatattgttagattaaattgatagttatggaagtggtaggttctatgtgtaatgaataaaatatcccagaaccagaaagtgtatgtgtaggtatatttatctgaggcagttaaagTGTCTGAAGTCACACCATGGATTGGTGTGATATCGGACACgtgttttttaaatttctgtccGAAGTTACAATATATAGAGGTTGAATTcggacagttactgcctttttATAAAATTCTGCatgctttttgtttgtttgttttttttttttgacattttacaCATTGTTAAGAATAAGTGTtatggaatgatataatgaattttatatattacagataagttCTGCACAAGCTCGTTTAATATTTTTGCTTAAGTGAATGGAAAGATATTCTGACTgtcatttgaggaataaatgcacccactcttctcctggcaaattattatgaaatttcttctcttttcggccagatttatcaaggtagccttatctaaatatctaatatccaatttagtgaagggaaatcctcaatgtgcagccctcaagttgactttcttcaacatttcttctgcttcaacatttcttctgcttcaacatttcttctgcttcaacatttcttctgcttcaacatttcttctgcttcaacatttcttctgcttcaacatttcttctgcttcaacatttcttctgcttcaacatttcttctgcttcaacatttcttctgcttcaacatttcttctgcttcaacatttcttctgcttcaacatttcttctgcttcaacatttcttctgcttcaacatttcttctgcttcaacatttcttctgcttcaacatttcttctgcttcaacatttcttctgcttcaacatttcttctgcttcaacatttcttctgcttcaacatttcttctgcttcaacatttcttctgcttcaacatttcttctgcttcaacatttcttctgcttcaacattccttctgcttcaacattccttctgcttcaacattccttctgcttcaacattccttctgcttcaacattccttcTGCTTTGGCATTTCTTATGCGTCGGCATTTCTTATGCGTCGGCATTTCTTATGCGTCGGCATTACTTATGCGTCGGCATTTCTTATGCGTCGGCATTTCTTATGCGTCGGCATTTCTTATGCGTCGGCATTTCTTATGCGTCGGCATTTCTTATGCGTCGGCATTTCTTATGCGTCGGCATTTCTTATGCGGCGGCATTTCTTATGCGGCGGCATTTCTTATGCGGCGGCATTTCTTATGCGGCGGCATTTCTTCTGCGGCGGCATTTCTTCTGCGGCGGCATTTCTTCTGCGGCGGCATTTCTTCTGCGGCGGCATTTCTTCTGCGGCGGCATTTCTTCTGCGGCGGCATTTCTTCTGCGGCGGCATTTCTTCTGCGGCGGCATTTCTTCTGCGGCGGCATTTCTTCTGCGGCGGCATTTCTTCTGCGGCGGCATTTCTTCTGCGGCGGCATTTCTTCTGCGGCGGCATTTCTTCTGCGGCGGCATTTCTTCTGCGGCGGCATTTCTTCTGCGGCGGCATTTCTTCTGCGGCGGCATTTCTTCTGCGGCGGCATTTCTTCTGCGGCGGCATTTCTTCTGCGGCGGCATTTCTTCTGCGGCGGCATTTCTTCTGCGGCGGCATTTCTTCTGCGGCGGCATTTCTTCTGCGGCGGCATTTCTTCTGCGGCGGCATTTCTTCTGCGGCGGCATTTCTTCTGCGGCGGCATTTCTTCTGCGGCGGCATTTCTTCTGCGGCGGCATTTCTTCTGCGGCGGCATTTCTTCTGCGGCGGCATTTCTTCTGCGTCGGCATTTCTTCTGCGTCGGCATTTCTTCTGCGTCGGCATTTCTTCTGCGTCGGCATTTCTTCTGCGTCGGCATTTCTTCTGCGTCGGCATTTCTTCTGCGTCGGCATTTCTTATGCGTCGGCATTTCTTATGCGTCGGCATTTCTTATGCGTCGGCATTTCTTATGAGTCGGCATTTCTTATGCGTCGGCATTTCTTATGCGTCGGCATTTCTTATGCGTCGGCATTTCTTATGCGTCGGCATTTCTTC
This Schistocerca nitens isolate TAMUIC-IGC-003100 chromosome 1, iqSchNite1.1, whole genome shotgun sequence DNA region includes the following protein-coding sequences:
- the LOC126234237 gene encoding uncharacterized protein LOC126234237, with the protein product MPTQKKCRRRRNADAEEMPPQKKCRRRRNAAAEEMPPQKKCRRRRNAAAEEMPPQKKCRRRRNAAAEEMPPQKKCRRRRNAAAEEMPPQKKCRRRRNAAAEEMPPQKKCRRRRNAAAEEMPPQKKCRRRRNAAAEEMPPQKKCRRRRNAAAEEMPPQKKCRRRRNAAAEEMPPQKKCRRRRNAAAEEMPPQKKCRRIRNAAA